From the Musa acuminata AAA Group cultivar baxijiao unplaced genomic scaffold, Cavendish_Baxijiao_AAA HiC_scaffold_905, whole genome shotgun sequence genome, one window contains:
- the LOC135664902 gene encoding ATP synthase subunit alpha, chloroplastic: MVTLRADEISNIIRERIEQYSREIKIVNTGTVLQVGDGIARVHGLDEVMAGELVEFQEGTIGIALNLESNNVGVVLMGDGLMIQEGSSVKATGRIAQIPVSEGYLGRVINALAKPIDGRGEISASESRLIESPAPGIISRRSVYEPLQTGLIAIDSMIPIGRGQRELIIGDRQTGKTAVATDTILNQKGQNVICVYVAIGQKASSVAQVVTTFREKGAMEYTIVVAETADSPATLQYLAPYTGAALAEFFMYRGQHTLIIYDDLSKQAQAYRQMSLLLRRPPGREAYPGDVFYLHSRLLERAAKSNSSLGEGSMTALPIVETQSGDVSAYIPTNVISITDGQIFLSADLFNAGIRPAINVGISVSRVGSAAQIKAMKQVAGKSKLELAQFTELEAFAQFASDLDKATQNQLARGQRLRELLKQSQSDPLAVEEQIATIYTGANGYLDPLEIGQVKKFLSQLRSYLKNNKPKFQEIISSTKTFTEEVEFLLKEAIQEQIELFLLQEQT, encoded by the coding sequence atggtaacccttcgagccgacgaaattagtaatattattcgtgagcgtattgaacaatatagtagagaaataaagattgtgaataccggtaccgtacttcaagtaggcgacggaattgctcgtgttcatggtcttgatgaagtaatggcaggtgaattagtagagtttcaagagggtacaataggcattgctctgaatttggaatcaaataatgttggcgttgtattaatgggtgatggtttgatgatacaagagggaagttccgtaaaagcaacaggacgaattgctcagatacctgtgagtgagggttatttgggtcgtgttataaatgctctggctaaacctattgatgggagaggtgaaatttcagcttctgaatctcggttaattgaatctcctgccccaggtattatttctagacgttctgtatatgagcctcttcaaacggggcttattgccattgattcgatgatccctataggacgcggtcagcgagaattaattattggggacagacagaccggcaaaacagccgtagccacagatacgattctcaatcaaaaaggtcaaaatgtaatatgtgtttatgtagctattggtcaaaaagcatcttctgtggctcaggtagtgactactttccgggaaaagggggcgatggaatatactattgtggtagccgaaacggcggattcacctgctacattacaatacctcgctccttatacgggagcggctctggctgagttttttatgtatcgtggacaacatactttaataatttatgatgatctctccaaacaggcacaagcttatcgccaaatgtctcttctattaagaagacctcccggtcgtgaagcttatccaggagatgttttttatttgcattcacgacttttggaaagagccgctaaatcaaattctagtttaggtgaaggaagtatgaccgctttaccgatagttgagactcaatctggagacgtttcagcttatattcctactaatgtaatttccattacagatggacaaatattcttatctgccgatctattcaatgctggaatccgacctgctattaatgtgggtatttccgtttccagagtaggatccgcagctcaaattaaagccatgaaacaagtagccggcaaatcaaaattggaactagcgcaattcacagagttagaagcctttgcacaattcgcttctgatctcgataaagctactcagaatcaattggcaagaggtcaacgattacgcgagttgcttaaacaatcccaatcagaccctctcgcagtggaagaacagatagctactatttataccggagcgaatggatatcttgatccgctagaaattggacaggtaaagaaatttctcagtcagttacgtagctacttaaaaaacaataaacctaaatttcaagaaattatatcttctaccaagacattcaccgaggaagtagaatttcttttgaaggaagctattcaagaacagatcgaactgtttttacttcaggaacaaacataa
- the LOC135664903 gene encoding ATP synthase subunit a, chloroplastic → MNVIPCSIKTLKGLYDISGVEVGQHFYWQIGGLQVHAQVLITSWVVIAILLGSVILAVRNPQTIPTGGQNFFEYVLEFIRDLSKTQIGEEYGPWVPFIGTMFLFIFVSNWSGALLPWKIIQLPHGELAAPTNDINTTVALALLTSVAYFYAGLSKKGLGYFGKYIQPTPILLPINILEDFTKPLSLSFRLFGNILADELVVVVLVSLVPSVVPIPVMFLGLFTSGIQALIFATLAAAYIGESMEGHH, encoded by the coding sequence atgaatgttataccatgttccattaaaacactcaaggggttatacgatatatcgggtgtagaagtaggccaacatttctattggcaaataggaggtttacaagtccatgcccaagtacttatcacttcttgggtagtaattgctatcttattaggttcggtgatcctagctgttcggaatccacaaaccattccgaccggcggtcagaatttcttcgaatatgtccttgaatttattcgagacttgagcaaaacccagattggagaagaatatggtccttgggttccctttattggaactatgttcctatttatttttgtttctaactGGTCAGGTGCTCTTTTACCTTGGAAAATTATACAGTTACCTCATGGGGAGTTAGCTGCGCCCACGAATGATATAAATACTACTGTTGCTTTAGCTTTACTCACGTCAGTCGCATATTTTTATGCGGGTCTTAGCAAAAAAGGATTGGGTTATTTTGGGAAATACATTCAACCAACTCCAATACTTTTACCAATTAACATCCTAGAAGATTTCACAAAACCCTTATCTCTTAGTTTTCGACTTTTCGGGAATATATTGGCTGATGAATTAGTAGTTGTCGTTCTTGTTTCTTTAGTCCCTTCAGTAGTTCCTATACCTGTCATGTTTCTTGGATTATTTACAAGTGGTATTCAAGCTCTTATTTTTGCAACGTTAGCTGCGGCTTATATAGGTGAATCCATGGAGGGTCATCATTGA